In a single window of the Bradyrhizobium erythrophlei genome:
- a CDS encoding Lin0512 family protein — MARVRCITEMGMGVDVHGRDSTKAARRAVSDAIRHSSVGFFRMVGKTANDMFVDVTIGVPDPGSVDTAAVAKELPYGTVTVTAVKGGLEIPAEQGGDAIIIANAAVIVTLDDGKSG, encoded by the coding sequence ATGGCACGCGTGCGCTGTATCACCGAAATGGGCATGGGCGTCGACGTTCACGGCCGCGACTCTACTAAGGCCGCCAGGCGCGCGGTTTCGGACGCCATCCGCCACTCCAGCGTCGGATTTTTTCGGATGGTGGGCAAGACCGCCAACGACATGTTCGTCGATGTCACCATCGGCGTGCCGGACCCCGGCTCGGTCGATACCGCAGCGGTCGCCAAGGAGCTGCCTTACGGAACGGTGACCGTCACCGCGGTCAAAGGCGGGCTCGAAATTCCTGCGGAGCAGGGCGGCGATGCCATCATCATCGCCAATGCCGCCGTAATCGTGACTCTCGACGACGGCAAGTCCGGTTAG
- a CDS encoding amidohydrolase — protein sequence MHRFTKSLLASAALSAASLLPAHAEIDVIRLKAAIGKSVEADYPKLDALYKDIHAHPEIAFQEVKTAAKLAAEMRALGFEVTEKVGKTGLVAIYKNGDGPTIMVRTELDALPMEEKTGLSYASHDKTTWNGRETFVDHSCGHDIHMASWVGTAKTLVGLKDQWQGTLMFIAQPAEETVSGAKAMLADGLFTRFRKPDFAFALHDGPGAYGTITYREGIGSSNSDSLQITFHGRGGHGAAPQRTIDPVMMAARFIVDVQSVISREKDPTEFGVVSIGAIHGGTAENIIPDDVQIFGTIRTFKPEVRAKMLAGIERTAKAAAAMSDAPAPDIRITEGAKAVMNDPAVVETAAKVMKVAFGDKFKTSPPGTPSEDFSEFVNAGVPSMFFNIGVYEPERVAAASNGTGPQLPSNHSPLFAPVPKPTIETGIEAMTLAVLSAFDQHARGK from the coding sequence ATGCACCGGTTTACCAAATCCCTGCTCGCGTCCGCGGCGCTGTCCGCGGCGAGCCTTTTACCGGCCCACGCGGAGATCGACGTTATCAGGCTGAAGGCCGCCATCGGGAAGTCGGTCGAAGCCGACTATCCAAAACTCGACGCGCTCTACAAGGATATCCACGCGCATCCGGAAATTGCCTTTCAGGAGGTGAAAACCGCGGCGAAGCTCGCCGCTGAAATGCGCGCGCTCGGTTTCGAGGTCACCGAGAAAGTCGGCAAGACCGGTCTGGTCGCCATCTACAAAAATGGCGATGGTCCCACCATCATGGTGCGCACCGAACTCGACGCGCTGCCGATGGAAGAGAAGACCGGCCTTTCCTATGCCAGCCACGACAAGACCACCTGGAACGGGCGGGAGACCTTTGTCGACCACAGCTGTGGCCACGACATTCACATGGCGAGCTGGGTCGGAACCGCGAAGACGCTGGTCGGCCTGAAGGACCAGTGGCAGGGCACGCTGATGTTCATCGCCCAGCCCGCCGAAGAGACGGTGTCGGGCGCCAAGGCCATGCTTGCCGACGGCCTGTTCACGCGATTTCGCAAACCCGACTTTGCTTTTGCGCTGCATGACGGCCCCGGCGCTTATGGCACCATCACCTATCGCGAGGGCATCGGCTCGTCCAATTCCGACAGCCTCCAGATTACGTTCCACGGCCGCGGCGGTCACGGCGCGGCGCCGCAGCGCACCATCGATCCCGTGATGATGGCCGCGCGCTTCATCGTCGATGTGCAAAGCGTGATCAGCCGCGAAAAGGACCCGACCGAATTCGGTGTCGTGAGCATCGGCGCGATCCATGGCGGCACCGCCGAGAACATCATTCCCGACGACGTCCAGATTTTCGGAACCATCCGCACCTTCAAGCCGGAGGTGCGTGCCAAAATGCTGGCCGGGATCGAGCGGACGGCGAAGGCGGCGGCCGCCATGTCGGATGCGCCGGCACCGGACATCAGGATCACCGAGGGCGCCAAGGCCGTCATGAACGATCCCGCCGTGGTCGAAACCGCGGCCAAGGTGATGAAGGTGGCCTTCGGCGACAAGTTCAAGACTTCGCCGCCGGGTACCCCCAGCGAGGATTTCTCCGAATTCGTCAACGCCGGCGTGCCGTCGATGTTTTTCAACATCGGCGTCTACGAGCCGGAACGTGTTGCCGCGGCAAGCAATGGAACCGGTCCGCAATTGCCGTCCAACCATTCGCCGCTGTTCGCGCCGGTGCCGAAGCCGACCATCGAAACCGGCATCGAGGCCATGACGCTCGCGGTCCTCAGCGCCTTCGATCAGCACGCCCGGGGCAAATGA